Proteins from a genomic interval of Streptomyces sp. NBC_00820:
- a CDS encoding extracellular solute-binding protein has protein sequence MTLRRTPAGVRRRPERTGRSAPARRQARREQRRRRSLWGRVLVVLPLLALTLNACTGAADSGEDGKSAGETSREIVVASGRDVTGKNGIRQQLIDAWNRQEGDSGYHARLVELPGSADEQRSQLLGALQSGSARYDVINLDVTWVPEFAAAKLIRPLSDGAVENPGDIVPSVAGTAEWKGERYAVPFNSDVGLLYYRRDYLSASGAQRTDLSKGVTWDELRQIIDAMNRKRPGDYQAGWTTQLAGYEGRTVNAIEAFASAVKDFRLTDADGHYTGSARDLGEGVAELRRRTGSAYTLDNAVHSDETATLSDFADGRTAFLRHWPYAYGTLYQTFTEKQLGVAPLPGKAVLGGQNLAVTAASPQAAKAADLIRYLTDPDSERCLLDAGFAATRVSAYADDGPTCSRVRTSAAAPSVSPTGESTDHMPRDGAGRPKYARDILLPALRNAVQRPRTPLYGAFTQTFTTQLGALFGDRPPSDTALAEHLDAALRTTLPD, from the coding sequence ATGACCCTGCGACGGACTCCTGCCGGGGTGCGGCGGCGGCCGGAGCGGACCGGGCGGAGCGCGCCGGCTCGGCGGCAGGCGCGGCGGGAACAGCGCCGGCGGCGCTCGTTGTGGGGGCGGGTACTCGTCGTACTCCCGCTTCTGGCACTGACGTTGAACGCCTGCACCGGCGCCGCGGACAGCGGCGAGGACGGGAAGTCCGCCGGTGAGACGTCGCGCGAGATCGTGGTCGCCAGCGGGCGGGACGTCACCGGGAAGAACGGCATACGGCAGCAGCTCATCGACGCCTGGAACCGCCAGGAGGGCGACTCCGGCTACCACGCCCGGCTGGTGGAGCTGCCCGGCTCCGCCGACGAACAGCGCAGCCAGCTGCTCGGCGCCCTGCAGTCGGGCAGCGCCCGGTACGACGTGATCAACCTGGACGTCACGTGGGTGCCGGAGTTCGCCGCGGCGAAGCTGATCCGCCCGCTGTCCGACGGCGCCGTGGAGAACCCCGGCGACATCGTGCCGTCGGTGGCCGGCACGGCGGAGTGGAAGGGCGAACGGTACGCGGTGCCGTTCAACAGCGACGTCGGACTGCTGTACTACCGGCGTGACTATCTGAGCGCGTCCGGCGCCCAGCGCACCGATCTGAGCAAGGGGGTCACCTGGGACGAGCTGAGGCAGATCATCGACGCCATGAACCGCAAGCGGCCCGGGGACTACCAGGCGGGCTGGACCACCCAGCTGGCCGGGTACGAAGGCCGTACGGTCAACGCCATCGAGGCGTTCGCCTCGGCCGTGAAGGACTTCCGGCTCACCGACGCCGACGGCCACTACACCGGCAGCGCACGGGACCTGGGCGAAGGCGTGGCCGAACTGCGCCGGCGCACGGGCTCGGCGTACACCCTCGACAACGCCGTCCACTCCGACGAGACCGCCACACTCAGCGATTTCGCCGACGGCCGCACCGCCTTCCTGCGCCACTGGCCCTACGCCTACGGCACCCTGTACCAGACGTTCACCGAGAAGCAGCTCGGCGTGGCCCCGCTGCCCGGCAAGGCGGTGCTCGGCGGCCAGAACCTCGCGGTGACCGCCGCCTCGCCGCAGGCGGCCAAGGCGGCCGACCTGATCCGCTACCTCACCGATCCGGACAGCGAACGCTGCCTGCTGGACGCGGGGTTCGCCGCGACCCGTGTCTCCGCGTACGCGGACGACGGACCGACCTGCTCCCGCGTCCGCACCTCCGCCGCCGCGCCCTCGGTCTCCCCGACCGGCGAGAGCACCGACCACATGCCGCGCGACGGGGCCGGCCGCCCCAAGTACGCCCGCGACATCCTGCTCCCGGCCCTGCGCAACGCCGTACAGCGCCCGCGCACCCCGTTGTACGGCGCGTTCACCCAGACCTTCACCACCCAACTGGGCGCACTGTTCGGCGACCGGCCGCCGAGCGACACCGCACTGGCCGAGCACCTGGACGCGGCCCTGCGCACCACGCTCCCGGACTGA
- a CDS encoding NAD(P)/FAD-dependent oxidoreductase: MTRPRILVIGAGFAGVECVRRLERGLTPDEAEVTLVTPFSYQLYLPLLPQVASGVLTPQSIAVSLRRSEKYRTRIIPGGAIGVDLQARICVIRTITDEIVNEPYDYLVLAPGSVTRTFDIPGLAEHAFGMKTLAEAAYVRDHVISQLDLADASDDPAEREARLQFVVVGGGYAGTETAACLQRLTHAAVQRYPRLDPGLIRWHLIDIAPKLMPELGDRLGRQAMRILRDRGIDVSLGVSVEKVSEDSVTFTDGRVVPTHTLIWTAGVVASPLIGTLGAETVRGRLAVTPELTVPGHDGVFALGDAAAVPDLAKHEEGAICPPTAQHAMRQGRKAADNVIASLRGEPLRPYVHRDLGLVVDLGGKDAVSRPLGIELRGLLAQIVARGYHWSALRTNVAKARVLVNWLLNAVAGDDFVRTGFQRGRPARLKDFEYTDSYLTPEQVRAEVAAAETEGKVKGEPGGEAARKPERQPAGKPGGETRAKAKGKNEGKSPDGT; this comes from the coding sequence ATGACACGACCCAGGATTCTGGTGATCGGTGCGGGCTTCGCCGGCGTCGAGTGCGTCCGCCGCCTGGAGCGCGGACTCACCCCCGACGAGGCCGAAGTCACGCTGGTGACGCCGTTCTCCTACCAGCTGTACCTTCCGCTGCTGCCCCAGGTCGCCTCCGGCGTCCTCACGCCGCAGTCCATCGCCGTCTCGCTGCGCCGCAGCGAGAAGTACCGCACCCGGATCATCCCGGGCGGCGCGATCGGCGTGGACCTTCAGGCCAGGATCTGTGTCATCCGCACCATCACCGACGAGATCGTCAACGAGCCGTACGACTACCTCGTACTGGCGCCGGGCAGCGTGACCCGCACCTTCGACATCCCGGGCCTGGCCGAGCACGCCTTCGGCATGAAGACCCTGGCCGAGGCCGCCTACGTCCGCGACCACGTCATCTCCCAGCTGGACCTCGCGGACGCCAGCGACGACCCGGCCGAGCGGGAGGCACGGCTGCAGTTCGTGGTGGTCGGCGGAGGGTACGCGGGCACCGAGACCGCGGCCTGTCTGCAGCGGCTCACGCACGCGGCCGTCCAGCGCTATCCGCGGCTGGATCCGGGCCTGATCAGATGGCATCTGATCGACATCGCGCCGAAGCTCATGCCCGAGCTGGGCGACCGGCTCGGGCGGCAGGCGATGAGGATCCTGCGGGATCGCGGCATCGACGTCTCGCTGGGCGTGTCGGTCGAGAAGGTGAGCGAGGACTCGGTCACCTTCACCGACGGCCGGGTCGTCCCGACGCACACACTGATCTGGACGGCCGGCGTGGTCGCCAGCCCGCTGATCGGCACGCTCGGAGCGGAGACGGTCCGCGGGCGGCTCGCGGTCACCCCGGAGTTGACCGTGCCGGGTCACGACGGGGTGTTCGCGCTCGGCGACGCGGCGGCGGTGCCCGACCTGGCCAAGCACGAGGAGGGGGCGATCTGTCCGCCCACCGCGCAGCACGCGATGCGGCAGGGCAGGAAAGCGGCCGACAACGTGATCGCCTCCTTGCGTGGCGAGCCGCTGCGGCCGTACGTCCACAGGGACCTGGGGCTGGTCGTCGACCTCGGCGGCAAGGACGCGGTGTCCCGGCCGCTCGGCATCGAACTGCGCGGGCTGCTCGCGCAGATCGTGGCCCGCGGCTACCACTGGTCCGCGCTGCGCACCAACGTCGCCAAGGCCCGGGTCCTGGTCAACTGGCTGCTGAACGCGGTCGCCGGCGACGACTTCGTCCGCACCGGCTTTCAGCGGGGCAGGCCCGCCCGCCTGAAGGACTTCGAGTACACCGACTCCTACCTGACACCGGAACAGGTCCGCGCCGAAGTGGCCGCGGCCGAGACCGAGGGGAAGGTAAAGGGCGAACCCGGAGGAGAAGCCGCGAGGAAGCCCGAAAGGCAACCCGCGGGGAAGCCCGGAGGGGAAACCCGAGCGAAGGCCAAGGGAAAGAACGAGGGAAAGTCCCCCGACGGCACCTGA
- a CDS encoding MFS transporter: protein MTSDVRKLPTGFGRLWTAQTISSLGDGVTHAALPLLALTLTRDPMALAVVTAAGTLPWLLFGVLGGALVDRWDRRRTMWVADTARAVLLAIPAAAAALDVLSIPLLAAVAFLLGLGGLFFDTAATAYLPDLLRRDPALLERANSRLRGAQTAMSGFAGPPAGSALLALGRAVPLLTDAVSFALSALLVRTLPAMPRPVPEVRESLLRQARAGASYVFRDRVLLGLALRPAVGNIAFLAVETVLALFAHDRLGIDTYGFGLLLTAEATGGLLGAAIASHLGRRLGTGTALTCTAAVEGLAILGLAAAPNPYVAGLALAVCGAGMGATMVLAPSLRQAIVPAHLMGRVASTSRMLAMCAAPIGAFLGGWLATTYDIRTPLYAAAVLLLAMTAVTASMTSNRRVEEALRAAAPVDGPEHPASKDPAQKSAPDLV, encoded by the coding sequence GTGACCTCGGACGTACGGAAGTTGCCGACCGGGTTCGGACGGCTGTGGACCGCGCAGACGATCTCCTCGCTCGGTGACGGGGTGACGCATGCCGCGCTGCCGCTGCTCGCGTTGACGTTGACGCGGGATCCGATGGCGCTCGCCGTCGTCACGGCCGCCGGAACCCTGCCGTGGCTGCTCTTCGGGGTGCTCGGCGGTGCGCTGGTGGACCGCTGGGACCGCCGGCGCACGATGTGGGTCGCGGACACGGCGCGTGCGGTGCTGCTCGCGATACCCGCGGCGGCGGCCGCGCTCGACGTGCTGAGCATTCCGCTGCTCGCGGCCGTCGCCTTCCTCCTCGGCCTCGGCGGACTCTTCTTCGACACGGCCGCCACGGCCTACCTGCCGGATCTGCTCCGCCGCGACCCCGCACTCCTGGAGCGCGCCAACTCCCGCCTGCGCGGCGCCCAGACCGCCATGTCCGGCTTCGCGGGCCCGCCTGCGGGCAGCGCGCTGCTCGCGCTCGGGCGGGCGGTTCCGCTGCTCACCGACGCGGTGTCGTTCGCGCTCTCCGCACTGCTCGTACGTACGCTGCCCGCCATGCCCCGGCCCGTGCCGGAGGTCCGCGAGTCGCTGCTGCGGCAGGCGCGGGCCGGCGCCTCGTACGTCTTCCGGGACCGGGTGCTGCTCGGGCTCGCGCTGCGTCCGGCGGTCGGGAACATCGCCTTCCTCGCCGTGGAGACCGTCCTCGCCCTCTTCGCGCACGACCGCCTCGGCATCGACACCTACGGCTTCGGCCTGCTCCTCACGGCGGAGGCCACCGGCGGCCTGCTCGGCGCGGCCATCGCCTCCCACCTTGGCCGACGACTCGGCACCGGCACCGCGCTGACCTGCACAGCCGCAGTCGAGGGACTCGCCATCCTGGGCCTGGCCGCTGCCCCGAACCCGTACGTGGCCGGGCTGGCGCTCGCCGTCTGCGGGGCCGGCATGGGCGCCACGATGGTGCTCGCACCCTCCCTCCGGCAGGCGATCGTCCCCGCCCACCTCATGGGCCGGGTCGCCTCCACCTCCCGCATGCTGGCCATGTGCGCCGCCCCCATCGGGGCCTTCCTCGGCGGCTGGCTGGCCACCACCTACGACATCCGCACCCCGCTCTACGCCGCTGCCGTCCTCCTCCTGGCGATGACGGCCGTCACGGCATCCATGACCAGCAACCGCCGGGTCGAAGAGGCACTGCGTGCTGCCGCCCCGGTCGACGGTCCAGAACACCCGGCATCCAAGGATCCCGCCCAAAAGAGTGCGCCTGACTTGGTGTGA
- a CDS encoding sugar porter family MFS transporter, whose protein sequence is MTHDPDRASPIKGLNGRMLMAAVVSAISGLLYGYDTGIISGALLQIAKEFHIGDTMKEAIAAGILLGAVIGSLACSLLCERFGRHRTILLVCVVFIAGSLTCSFAPSAVTLALARVLLGFAVGGATQTVPMYVAELAPRTIRGRLVLCFQLAIGVGIVIATIVGASEAVSWRAAIGAAAVPALVMLLGQLRLPESPRWLVERGRVDEAERVLEDVRPDGYDIAPELEEIVELAGHQERTGRRDRGWSGLRQPWVRPALVVGCGIAVFTQLSGIEMIIYYAPTILTDNGFPTADALRISVALGVTYLVMMVVGLWIVDKVGRRRLTLVMVPGAALSLFALGAFFVTGHSTRADVPGIVACLIAFMFFNAGGLQLMGWLTGSEIYPLAMRAAATSVQSATLWSTNLLITLTLLTMISAFGVGQVFWIYGLFNVAAWLFVWRRMPELTGHSLEDIERHLKNGKFHPGDFART, encoded by the coding sequence ATGACCCACGACCCGGACCGGGCATCACCGATCAAGGGCCTGAACGGGCGCATGCTGATGGCGGCCGTGGTCTCCGCCATCAGCGGACTGCTGTACGGCTACGACACGGGCATCATCTCCGGCGCGCTGCTGCAGATCGCCAAGGAGTTCCACATCGGCGACACCATGAAGGAGGCCATCGCGGCCGGGATCCTGCTGGGTGCCGTGATCGGCTCCCTCGCCTGCAGCCTGCTGTGCGAGCGCTTCGGCCGGCACCGCACGATCCTGCTGGTCTGCGTGGTCTTCATCGCGGGCAGCCTGACCTGCTCGTTCGCCCCCAGCGCGGTCACCCTGGCGCTGGCCCGCGTGCTGCTCGGCTTCGCCGTCGGCGGCGCCACCCAGACCGTGCCCATGTACGTGGCGGAACTGGCCCCCAGGACGATCCGCGGACGGCTCGTGCTCTGCTTCCAGCTCGCGATCGGCGTCGGCATCGTCATCGCGACGATCGTGGGCGCGAGCGAGGCGGTGTCGTGGCGGGCGGCGATCGGCGCGGCCGCCGTACCGGCGCTGGTGATGCTGCTCGGACAGCTGCGGCTGCCCGAGAGCCCGAGGTGGCTGGTCGAGCGGGGCCGCGTGGACGAGGCCGAGCGGGTACTCGAGGACGTACGGCCCGACGGCTACGACATCGCCCCCGAGCTCGAGGAGATCGTGGAGCTGGCGGGACACCAGGAGCGGACCGGCAGGCGCGACCGCGGGTGGAGCGGGCTGCGGCAGCCGTGGGTGCGGCCGGCGTTGGTGGTCGGCTGCGGCATCGCCGTCTTCACCCAGCTGTCCGGCATCGAAATGATCATCTACTACGCCCCGACCATCCTGACCGACAACGGCTTCCCCACGGCCGACGCGCTGCGCATCAGCGTGGCCCTGGGCGTCACCTACCTGGTGATGATGGTGGTCGGCCTGTGGATCGTGGACAAGGTCGGGCGCCGCCGGCTGACCCTGGTCATGGTCCCCGGCGCGGCGCTCAGCCTGTTCGCGCTGGGAGCCTTCTTCGTCACCGGTCATTCCACCCGGGCCGACGTGCCGGGCATCGTCGCCTGCCTCATCGCCTTCATGTTCTTCAACGCCGGCGGGCTCCAGCTGATGGGCTGGCTGACCGGCTCCGAGATCTACCCGCTGGCGATGCGCGCCGCCGCCACGAGCGTGCAGTCGGCCACGTTGTGGAGCACGAACCTGCTGATCACACTGACCCTGCTGACGATGATCAGCGCTTTCGGCGTGGGCCAGGTCTTCTGGATCTACGGGCTGTTCAACGTCGCGGCATGGCTGTTCGTGTGGCGGCGCATGCCGGAACTCACCGGCCACAGCCTGGAGGACATCGAGCGGCACCTGAAGAACGGGAAGTTCCACCCCGGCGACTTCGCCCGGACCTGA
- a CDS encoding caspase family protein, which yields MSRYDPRGKANRALLVGVSEYDYTMPETSDGVPGQLPAVHCNRNRLKGALRRPGVFGEGEVTVCSSPSHDDFDEALRHAAQEAEGLLLFYFAGHGIVSSSGADLFLQMRNARVLAGMHDVFPNAAWFTHVLAELAGSRAERVVVILDCCYAGNAAGIWQGFQGPGRGKILLLMSVQSNRLIAAGDGSRATPFTEELGRLLDRHHDENRELWLSDLYAELKSGMLRANHGTASGDVQEPQAAWDPGEDVLLHGVNGSGGTGIGGSGSSGAIGGANGGGNREESGREGSGGDTRHHGGGSGDEVPLPRPESSTPSTQMPRRTPPVRTRVLAFPRTRLQDIAAWIRRRLRSVAAVLLALAVTGLGGYGVVHLTAGHGSCLPPLELRVMTDPDLEPTVRAAAAAYLTSGTDTTGADCRRTGITVYSAGAADAVTALGERSEAWQDPGEDDDPQRDVGPQPDVWIPAARADVARVTTGQRGRSKVRLIPDKAAFAFSPIVLAVPDKLAGGNEARRSGRTLVELIDELRKSDPKADVRRTDPEYTDTALLATLGLYSGSGEARAGEQRLARSGPPAPTAAELLCTLPDDDTVDNRTAALVPEFLMKSGVGCDQATRAPRSADYPDDVPGIEPTFVRVRWTDADRDAAARRDAVERFRGWLTGEDGLKLFGEDGFRDASGEHRLLAARPAGGVLPDPGPLLESAGGTGMNTALEGYRSANGPGKVLFLLDSSGSMTGLWDSASGGPGILKQSLGGLGPQDEYGVWAVYDTRHDSHSELLPFGRHKRGEAERVLADRKRTRVHDAEADPHAALLAAFDEMAARGKDDDHPEMIVYLTDDEDDNRLSGENLTKVLDKAHQSGVPVAMVSLISGGCDRGRPDALISETSGGRCLDAGDDLGAGLHDEVARTGTGED from the coding sequence GTGAGCCGCTACGACCCGCGCGGTAAGGCGAACAGGGCTCTGCTGGTCGGCGTGTCCGAGTACGACTACACCATGCCGGAGACGTCGGACGGGGTGCCGGGGCAGCTGCCGGCCGTCCATTGCAACCGGAACCGGCTCAAAGGGGCGTTACGCAGGCCCGGCGTGTTCGGTGAGGGCGAGGTGACCGTCTGCTCGTCGCCGTCCCACGACGATTTCGACGAGGCGCTGCGCCATGCCGCCCAGGAAGCGGAAGGGCTGCTGCTCTTCTACTTCGCGGGCCACGGCATCGTCTCCAGCTCGGGCGCCGATCTGTTCCTGCAGATGCGCAACGCGCGCGTGCTGGCCGGCATGCACGACGTGTTCCCCAACGCGGCGTGGTTCACCCACGTACTGGCCGAGCTCGCCGGAAGCCGTGCCGAGCGGGTCGTGGTGATCCTCGACTGCTGCTACGCGGGCAACGCGGCAGGGATCTGGCAGGGCTTCCAGGGGCCCGGCCGGGGAAAGATCCTGCTGCTCATGAGCGTGCAGTCCAACCGTCTCATCGCCGCGGGCGACGGCAGTCGGGCGACGCCCTTCACCGAGGAACTCGGACGACTCCTCGACCGGCATCACGACGAGAACCGTGAGTTGTGGCTCTCGGACCTCTACGCCGAACTGAAGAGCGGGATGCTCCGGGCGAACCACGGCACCGCGTCCGGTGACGTGCAGGAGCCGCAGGCGGCGTGGGACCCGGGCGAGGACGTGCTGCTCCACGGCGTGAACGGAAGCGGCGGCACCGGCATCGGCGGCAGCGGCAGCAGCGGTGCGATCGGCGGTGCGAACGGCGGTGGCAACAGGGAGGAGAGTGGGCGGGAGGGCAGCGGCGGGGACACGCGGCACCACGGCGGAGGATCCGGGGACGAAGTCCCCTTGCCCCGGCCGGAATCGTCGACCCCGTCGACCCAGATGCCCCGGCGGACCCCGCCCGTGCGGACACGTGTCCTCGCGTTCCCGCGCACCCGGCTCCAGGACATCGCCGCATGGATCCGGCGTCGCCTGCGATCCGTCGCCGCCGTGCTGCTCGCCCTCGCCGTGACAGGTCTCGGCGGCTACGGCGTCGTACACCTGACCGCCGGGCACGGCAGCTGCCTGCCGCCCCTGGAGCTGCGGGTGATGACCGACCCCGACCTGGAACCCACGGTCCGTGCCGCCGCGGCCGCCTACCTGACCTCCGGCACGGACACCACCGGCGCGGACTGCCGTCGTACCGGCATCACCGTCTACAGCGCGGGCGCGGCGGACGCGGTGACCGCGCTGGGCGAACGGAGCGAGGCCTGGCAGGACCCGGGGGAGGACGACGACCCGCAGCGGGATGTCGGGCCGCAGCCGGACGTGTGGATACCCGCGGCCCGTGCGGACGTCGCCCGGGTCACCACCGGGCAGCGGGGCCGCTCCAAGGTCCGGCTGATACCGGACAAGGCGGCGTTCGCCTTCTCACCGATCGTGCTGGCCGTTCCGGACAAGCTCGCCGGCGGCAACGAGGCGCGGCGTTCGGGACGCACCCTGGTGGAGCTGATCGACGAGCTGCGCAAGTCGGACCCGAAGGCCGACGTACGCCGCACGGACCCGGAGTACACCGACACGGCCCTCCTGGCGACGCTGGGCCTGTACAGCGGCTCGGGCGAGGCCCGCGCCGGCGAGCAGCGCCTCGCGCGGTCCGGACCGCCCGCGCCGACAGCCGCCGAACTGCTCTGCACGCTGCCCGACGACGACACCGTCGACAACCGGACGGCGGCCCTGGTACCGGAGTTCCTGATGAAGAGCGGGGTCGGCTGCGACCAGGCGACACGCGCCCCGCGCTCGGCGGACTACCCCGATGACGTACCCGGCATCGAGCCGACGTTCGTGCGCGTGCGCTGGACGGACGCCGACCGCGACGCGGCGGCGCGCAGGGACGCGGTGGAGCGCTTCCGCGGCTGGCTCACCGGCGAGGACGGGCTGAAGCTGTTCGGCGAGGACGGCTTCCGCGACGCGTCCGGCGAGCACCGGCTCCTCGCCGCGCGGCCCGCCGGCGGAGTGCTGCCGGACCCCGGCCCGCTGCTGGAGTCGGCCGGGGGGACGGGGATGAACACGGCGCTGGAGGGGTACCGCAGCGCCAACGGCCCCGGCAAGGTCCTGTTCCTCCTCGACAGCTCCGGTTCGATGACCGGGCTGTGGGACAGCGCCAGCGGCGGTCCCGGCATCCTGAAGCAGTCCCTGGGCGGGCTCGGCCCCCAGGACGAGTACGGCGTCTGGGCGGTCTACGACACCCGGCACGACAGCCACTCCGAGCTGCTGCCCTTCGGCCGCCACAAGCGCGGCGAGGCCGAGCGCGTCCTCGCCGACCGGAAGAGGACGCGGGTGCACGACGCCGAGGCCGACCCGCACGCCGCCCTGCTCGCCGCGTTCGACGAGATGGCCGCCCGCGGCAAGGACGACGACCACCCGGAGATGATCGTCTACCTCACGGACGACGAGGACGACAACCGGCTGAGCGGCGAGAACCTCACCAAGGTGCTGGACAAGGCCCACCAGAGCGGTGTGCCGGTGGCCATGGTGTCGTTGATCAGCGGCGGCTGCGACCGGGGCCGTCCCGACGCGCTGATCTCCGAGACGAGCGGCGGCCGTTGCCTGGACGCGGGCGACGACCTCGGCGCGGGCCTGCACGACGAGGTCGCCCGCACGGGAACGGGGGAGGACTGA
- a CDS encoding flavin reductase family protein — translation MNAGLPGTAPAPATTAATHLEIEPSILYFGTPVVLLSTENTNGTFNLAPISSAWALGRTVVLGLGREGQTASNLRSRPDLVISLPSPAQWPAVERLAPLTGRNPVPPSKPKGCRFEPDKFAAAGLTAQPSTLVRPPRVAGCPIQLEARAERVRPDVSGDFVIVEAVVRRVHADPRIVLPGLGPELGQSYRTETPHTVQGGRRSDGVWGRPVHRPQG, via the coding sequence ATGAACGCAGGACTTCCTGGCACCGCGCCCGCACCGGCGACCACAGCCGCCACCCACCTGGAGATCGAACCGAGCATCCTGTATTTCGGGACGCCGGTGGTGCTCCTGTCCACGGAGAACACGAACGGCACCTTCAACCTCGCCCCGATATCGTCCGCATGGGCACTCGGCCGGACGGTCGTGCTGGGGCTGGGCCGCGAGGGACAGACCGCGTCCAACCTCCGCAGCCGTCCCGACCTGGTGATCAGCCTGCCGTCCCCCGCCCAGTGGCCGGCCGTGGAGCGGCTGGCACCACTGACCGGCCGGAACCCGGTGCCCCCGAGCAAGCCCAAGGGCTGCCGCTTCGAGCCGGACAAGTTCGCCGCGGCCGGCCTGACCGCCCAGCCCTCCACGCTGGTCCGGCCTCCTCGCGTCGCCGGATGCCCGATCCAGTTGGAGGCCCGCGCCGAGCGGGTGCGGCCGGACGTCTCCGGTGACTTCGTCATCGTCGAAGCCGTCGTACGCCGGGTCCACGCCGACCCCCGCATCGTCCTTCCCGGACTCGGCCCGGAACTCGGCCAGTCCTACCGCACCGAGACACCGCACACGGTTCAGGGCGGTCGCCGGTCCGACGGTGTGTGGGGCCGACCGGTGCATCGTCCGCAGGGGTGA
- a CDS encoding YciI family protein, protein MLHLLQLRYTATEQEAAPHVPGHVAYLERHHCAGTFLVSGQTVPTRDGGAIIARGVDRGTIEEITAQDPFVTNGVATYTITTITPGRVHPTLVDILKPGR, encoded by the coding sequence GTGCTGCACCTGCTCCAGCTCCGCTACACCGCGACGGAGCAGGAGGCCGCCCCCCATGTCCCCGGCCACGTCGCCTACTTGGAGCGCCATCACTGCGCCGGCACCTTCCTGGTCTCCGGCCAGACCGTTCCCACGCGTGACGGCGGCGCCATCATCGCCCGGGGCGTCGACCGCGGGACGATCGAGGAGATCACCGCTCAGGACCCGTTCGTCACCAACGGCGTCGCGACGTACACGATCACCACCATCACACCCGGCCGGGTGCATCCCACCCTCGTCGACATCCTGAAACCCGGTCGCTGA
- a CDS encoding ArsR/SmtB family transcription factor, with protein sequence MPADELPETFHVTTDEQLRAVSNLTRHRIMAVLRFEPATITQIAARVGLAKGSSSYHVRLLERAGLVKVVRTRKVRGVTERYYAMAARAIVLPDPGEGGPDVLMRHAVADLEASPVDAERHVRMAHLRLTEEQFAELGARLQALADEYRELSDPSLPDASLVFALFHPASREQTEGDAK encoded by the coding sequence ATGCCTGCTGATGAGCTTCCCGAGACGTTTCACGTCACCACTGACGAGCAGCTGCGCGCCGTCTCCAATCTCACGCGTCACCGGATCATGGCCGTACTCCGCTTCGAGCCCGCGACGATCACGCAGATCGCCGCGCGGGTGGGCCTTGCGAAGGGGAGTTCCAGCTATCACGTACGGCTGCTGGAGCGGGCCGGCCTGGTGAAGGTGGTACGGACACGGAAGGTGCGGGGTGTCACCGAGCGGTACTACGCGATGGCCGCGCGGGCGATCGTGCTGCCGGATCCGGGCGAGGGAGGGCCGGATGTGCTGATGCGGCATGCGGTGGCGGACCTGGAGGCGTCGCCGGTGGATGCGGAGCGGCACGTGCGGATGGCGCATCTGCGGCTCACCGAGGAGCAGTTCGCGGAGCTGGGGGCGCGGCTGCAGGCGCTGGCTGACGAGTACCGGGAGCTGTCCGATCCGTCGCTGCCGGACGCGTCCCTCGTCTTCGCACTGTTCCACCCGGCATCGCGCGAGCAGACTGAAGGGGACGCCAAGTGA
- a CDS encoding effector-associated constant component EACC1 — MAEGDAVAESGVRVRLDGRASGGDVTALRAWLEREKPLAERMDAETLRVEERPRTDGPQGHMGFGTEIVLVMVESATTAAVAELLGHVERAVKAWLANRRRVESGEAPRARIEPLDSGER, encoded by the coding sequence ATGGCTGAGGGGGACGCGGTGGCCGAGTCGGGCGTGCGGGTCAGGTTGGACGGAAGAGCGAGCGGTGGTGACGTCACCGCGCTGAGGGCGTGGCTGGAGCGGGAGAAGCCGCTGGCGGAGCGGATGGACGCGGAGACCCTCCGGGTGGAGGAGCGGCCCCGTACGGACGGGCCCCAGGGGCACATGGGCTTCGGGACGGAGATCGTCCTCGTCATGGTCGAGTCGGCGACCACGGCCGCGGTCGCGGAGCTCTTGGGGCACGTCGAACGGGCGGTCAAGGCCTGGCTGGCCAACCGGCGCCGGGTGGAGAGCGGGGAAGCGCCCCGGGCGAGGATCGAGCCGCTGGACTCCGGCGAGAGGTAA